A window of Ruminiclostridium herbifermentans genomic DNA:
AAGAAATGTAATGAAATAATTGAAGTAGTTTTAAATAAAAAGGAAGTATAATAGTTCTACTGGAAGGAGGTAACGTGAGTGGCAAGGTTAAAAGATAAATATAAATCTGAAGTGGTTCCAGCTTTGCAGACAAAGTTTAAATATAGTAGTTGCATGCAGATACCAAAGCTTGAAAAAGTAGTTCTTAACATGGGCGTTGGTGAAGTTAAGGATAATCCTAAAGCTATGGATTCAGCTGTTAATGATATGACGCTAATTGCAGGACAAAAGCCAGTTGTAACTAAGGCTAAGAAGTCAGTTGCAGCGTTTAAGTTAAGACAAGGAATGAATATTGGTTGCAAGGTAACATTAAGAGGAGAAAGAATGTATGAGTTTGTGGATAAACTCTTCAATGTTGCTATACCTAGAGTAAGAGACTTTAGAGGTGTTTCAAATAATTCATTTGATGGAAGAGGTAATTACTCATTAGGAATTAAAGAACAGCTTATATTCCCTGAAATTGAATATGATAAGGTTGATAAAGTTAGAGGAATGGATATAGTTTTTGTAACGACGGCAAAGAGTGATGAAGAAGCAAGAGAGCTTTTAAAATTACTTGGTATGCCATTCAGCCAGAATTAAGGAGGGATTTAAGGCATGGCAAAGAAGTCTATGATAGTAAAGCAACAGCGTACACCTAAGTTTAGTACTAGAGGTTACAATAGATGTAAATTATGTGGAAGACCACATGCATAC
This region includes:
- a CDS encoding type Z 30S ribosomal protein S14, with product MAKKSMIVKQQRTPKFSTRGYNRCKLCGRPHAYIRKFGICRLCFRELAYKGQIPGVKKASW
- the rplE gene encoding 50S ribosomal protein L5 translates to MARLKDKYKSEVVPALQTKFKYSSCMQIPKLEKVVLNMGVGEVKDNPKAMDSAVNDMTLIAGQKPVVTKAKKSVAAFKLRQGMNIGCKVTLRGERMYEFVDKLFNVAIPRVRDFRGVSNNSFDGRGNYSLGIKEQLIFPEIEYDKVDKVRGMDIVFVTTAKSDEEARELLKLLGMPFSQN